Part of the Bacteroidales bacterium genome is shown below.
TAATTCCGGATTGCTCCTGGGTAATACGGATAATGAATTATCGGGCGTGCTGGTTTCGGTTGATGTTACCGAATCGGTCATAGAGGAAGCCAGGCAAAAAGGAGCCAATTTCATTCTTGCCCACCATCCTTTAATATTTTCAGGTTTGAAGAGCCTTACCGGAAAAGACCATGTGGAACGGTGTGTAATCAAAGCCCTTAAAAATGATGTAGCGATATATGCCGCCCATACCAATCTGGATAACCTGAAGAACGGTTTT
Proteins encoded:
- a CDS encoding Nif3-like dinuclear metal center hexameric protein; the encoded protein is MQIKELVEYLNASIPLGLQEDYDNSGLLLGNTDNELSGVLVSVDVTESVIEEARQKGANFILAHHPLIFSGLKSLTGKDHVERCVIKALKNDVAIYAAHTNLDNLKNGF